From Diospyros lotus cultivar Yz01 chromosome 4, ASM1463336v1, whole genome shotgun sequence, a single genomic window includes:
- the LOC127799978 gene encoding uncharacterized protein LOC127799978 isoform X2, with amino-acid sequence MGQRVEWVFLDLWHFMNIITIMEIQGSIAQKKEIHYSVPKLGPQVDRVSGIRSGRGRGVGLPPPSKFRSGHLSGVIPISRAIAGDIDGCGSGSDDSLTTDSEEEVYVNRHSLDSLPQDDGVSSNLAAKRYYNSVQGQPQYASDSLYSGDVSSSRETIGTGHGNVAERLMRGANRYPVRRNDYTEDDSSGSGESSEFSSEQNGAMTRSSMNESEEYASNVPSRANVERVQEKDSHVQNVRNEKHFDDIPSAPQLLGSAEESKDDNEQLPTPKAQYRADVEDSHDFSAKDGSSTLKSTSPHVKLDDNSIGQKMPDKYVRSATGIESGAPSVPARLPTFHASTQGLWHSVIAYDACVRLCLHAWAKQCMEAPMFLENECALLRNAFGLQQVLLQSEEEIMEKHFPEQGSEGTAMKSKKMVGKIKVQVRKVKMDLDPPTGCTCPSLPTPKIKLESLRNQGFSLKSPFSIGWQALRGICLVPHVRSNRSSSRQSLAYVQARTEYVKQVSGLFKIGVSTLRNSSSSYEVVQETYSCLLRLKSSSEEDAIRMHPGSGETHVFFPDGLGDDLIVEVQDSQGKQYGRVLAQLATIAEDTGDKLRWWSIYREPEHELVGRLQLYINYSTSFDENNHLKGGSIAETVAYDLVLEVAMKLQHFQQRNLFLSGPWKWLLTEFASYYGVSDAYTRLRYLSYVMDVATPTADCLTLVYEQLYPVVMEGHNRSKLSHQENRILGEIEDQINQILALVFENYKSLDELAPSGIMDVFRPATGVIAPVLKPAVKLFTLLHDILSPEARNKLYGYFQAAAKKRSKRHLTETDEFVTSNTEGVLMDATTTATAYQKMKSLCLNIRNEIFTDIEIYNQHILPSFIDLPNLSSAIYSTELCTRLRAFLIACPPTSPSPPVAELVIATADFQRDLASWNINPVKGGVDAKELYHLYIMLWIQDKRLSLLESCKLDKIKWSGVQTQHSTTPFVDEMYDRLKETLNAYEVIICRWPEYILVLEKAIADVEKAILEALDKQYGDVLSPLKENMTPKKFGLKYVQKLAKRSVSPYLVPDELGIHLNSMKRMLDILRPQIQHQLKSWSSCMPSGGNTAPGECLSEVTVVLRTKFRNYLQAVVEKLAENTRLQNATKLKKILQDSKATVAESDIRTRMQPLKEQLISSINHLHTVFEGHVFILMCRGYWDRMGQDVLSFLENRKENRSWYKGSRIAVSVLDDTFASQMQQLLGNALQEKDLQPPKTIMEVRSMLCKDAQNHKGNTYYY; translated from the exons ATGGGTCAAAGAG TGGAGTGGGTGTTTCTTGATTTATGGCATTTCATGAACATTATAACTATAATGGAAATTCAGGGTTCTATTGCTCAGAAGAAGGAAATTCATTATTCTGTCCCGAAGCTAGGACCTCAAGTAGATCGTGTTTCTGGTATCCGAAGTGGAAGGGGTCGAGGTGTTGGGCTGCCTCCACCATCAAAATTCCGAAGCGGGCACTTATCTGGTGTTATTCCTATTTCGAGGGCTATAGCTGGAGATATAGATGGTTGCGGGTCTGGTTCTGATGATAGTCTAACAACAGACTCAGAGGAGGAGGTCTACGTGAATAGACACTCACTTGATTCATTACCACAAGATGACGGAGTTTCTAGTAATCTTGCTGCTAAGAGATACTACAATTCTGTGCAAGGGCAACCCCAATATGCCAGTGATTCACTTTACTCGGGTGATGTTAGCTCGTCGAGGGAAACAATAGGCACAGGGCACGGAAATGTGGCAGAGAGATTGATGAGGGGAGCCAATAGATATCCAGTTAGAAGGAATGATTATACTGAGGATGATTCCTCTGGTTCTGGGGAGAGCTCTGAGTTCTCAAGCGAGCAAAATGGAGCAATGACTCGTAGCTCAATGAATGAGTCAGAAGAGTACGCTTCAAATGTTCCTTCTCGAGCTAATGTGGAGAGGGTTCAAGAAAAG GATTCCCATGTCCAAAACGTGCGCAATGAAAAACATTTTGATGATATTCCCAGTGCGCCCCAACTGTTAGGTTCTGCTGAAGAAAGCAAAGATGACAATGAACAACTTCCAACTCCTAAAGCACAGTACAGAGCTGATGTAGAAGATTCACATGATTTTTCAGCTAAAGATGGCTCTAGTACTTTGAAGAGCACTTCTCCTCATGTTAAATTAGATGATAATAGTATTGGGCAGAAGATGCCGGACAAGTACGTGAG GAGTGCTACTGGTATAGAAAGTGGTGCCCCTTCTGTCCCTGCCCGCCTTCCAACATTTCATGCAAG CACTCAAGGGCTGTGGCATTCTGTGATTGCATATGATGCTTGTGTTCGACTCTGTCTACATGCTTGGGCAAAGCAGTGCATGGAAGCTCCCATGTTTTTGGAAAATGAATGTGCTTTATTGCGGAATGCATTTGg TTTGCAGCAAGTGCTATTACAATCAGAGGAGGAAATAATGGAAAAGCACTTTCCTGAGCAAGGCAGTGAAGGAACTGCCATGAAATCTAAGAAAATGGTTGGAAAAATTAAGGTGCAAG TCCGTAAGGTGAAAATGGATCTGGACCCGCCCACAGGCTGCACGTGTCCATCCCTTCCAACACCAAAGATAAAGCTAGAGTCTCTCCGTAATCAGGGCTTCAGCTTAAAGTCACCATTCTCTATTGGGTGGCAAGCCCTTCGTGGAATTTGTCTTGTTCCTCATGTACGTTCAAATCGTTCTTCTTCACGCCAGAGTTTGGCATATGTGCAAGCCAGAACGGAGTATGTCAAACAGGTGTCAGGACTCTTCAAAATTGGTGTCTCAACTCTACGCAACAGTTCATCTTCTTATGAAGTTGTGCAAG AAACGTACTCTTGTTTGTTACGATTGAAAAGTTCAAGTGAAGAAGATGCTATAAGAATGCACCCGGGATCTGGTGAAACCCATGTATT CTTTCCAGATGGCCTAGGAGATGATCTAATTGTTGAAGTCCAGGATTCTCAAGGAAAACAATATGGCCGTGTCCTTGCTCAGTTGGCTACTATTGCTGAAGATACA GGTGACAAGCTACGGTGGTGGTCTATTTATCGTGAGCCAGAGCATGAGCTTGTTGGCAGACTGCAACTTTACATAAATTACTCAACAAGTTTTGATGAAAATAATCATCTTAAG GGTGGCTCTATTGCAGAAACAGTAGCATATGACCTCGTATTAGAAGTTGCAATGAAACTTCAGCATTTTCAACAGAGAAATTTATTTCTCAGTGGCCCATGGAAATGGTTACTAACTGAATTTGCATCCTATTATGGGGTTTCAGATGCATACACCAGGCTAAG ATACCTCTCTTATGTCATGGATGTGGCTACACCAACTGCAGATTGTCTCACGCTGGTATATGAGCAGTTATATCCAGTAGTAATGGAAGGCCACAATCGAAGCAAATTGAGTCATCAAGAG AACCGAATCTTAGGAGAAATTGAGGATCAAATCAATCAGATTCTTGCTCTGGTTTTTGAAAACTACAAATCTTTGGATGAGTTGGCACCATCTGGAATTATGGACGTTTTTAGACCTGCAACTGGAGTTATAGCACCTGTATTGAAGCCCGCTGTGAAGCTCTTTACCCTTCTGCATGATATTTTGTCTCCTGAGGCACGGAATAAACTGTATGGCTATTTTCAG GCTGCTGCCAAAAAGAGATCAAAAAGGCACTTGACTGAGACAGACGAGTTTGTCACCAGCAATACTGAAGGTGTTTTGATGGACGCTACTACCACTGCCACTGCTTATCAAAAAATGAAATCCCTTTGTTTGAACATCAGAAATGAAATTTTCACTGATATAGAGATCTACAATCAACATATACTTCCTAG TTTCATAGATCTTCCCAATCTTTCCTCTGCCATATACAGCACGGAACTTTGTACTAGGTTGCGTGCCTTTCTCATTGCATGCCCTCCAACAAGCCCTTCACCCCCGGTGGCTGAACTCGTTATTGCAACTGCAGATTTCCAGAGAGATCTTGCGAGCTGGAATATTAA CCCTGTTAAAGGTGGAGTGGATGCAAAAGAATTGTACCATCTGTATATTATGCTCTGGATTCAAGATAAGCGCCTTTCGTTGCTTGAGTCATGCAAATTAGACAAG ATTAAATGGTCTGGAGTCCAGACGCAACACTCAACAACGCCTTTTGTCGATGAGATGTATGACCGGCTCAAAGAAACGCTGAATGCCTACGAAGTCATCATCTGCCGGTGGCCagaatacattttggttttggaGAAG GCCATTGCTGACGTAGAAAAGGCTATTCTGGAGGCTTTAGACAAGCAGTATGGAGATGTCTTATCTCCATTAAAGGAAAACATGACGCCCAAAAAATTTGGACTCAAATATGTTCAGAAGCTTGCGAAGCGATCTGTTAGCCCCTACCTAGTCCCTGATGAG CTGGGAATTCATTTGAATTCGATGAAGAGAATGCTCGACATCTTGCGCCCCCAGATACAACATCAGTTGAAGTCATGGAGCTCTTGCATGCCCAGTGGGGGCAACACAGCCCCTGGGGAGTGCCTTAGTGAGGTGACTGTGGTGCTTAGAACAAAGTTCAGAAATTACCTTCAGGCAGTTGTGGAGAAGCTCGCAGAAAAT ACGAGGCTACAGAACGCtacaaaattaaagaagattCTCCAGGATTCCAAAGCAACCGTGGCAGAATCAGATATAAGAACTCGAATGCAACCGCTGAAAGAGCAGCTGATAAGTAGTATAAATCACCTCCATACTGTGTTTGAGGGCCATGTTTTCATCTTAATGTGCCGGGGCTACTGGGACAGGATGGGACAG GATGTTCTGAGCTTCTTGGAGAACAGGAAAGAGAATAGATCATGGTACAAAGGTTCAAGAATTGCTGTTTCT GTTCTAGATGACACTTTTGCATCACAGATGCAACAGCTGCTGGGGAATGCCCTCCAAGAAAAAGACCTGCAGCCCCCCAAAACTATCATGGAAGTCCGGTCTATGCTTTGCAAAGATGCTCAAAATCACAAGGGAAACACATACTACTATTAG
- the LOC127799978 gene encoding uncharacterized protein LOC127799978 isoform X3 yields the protein MLAQGLDSNTLQWVKEGSIAQKKEIHYSVPKLGPQVDRVSGIRSGRGRGVGLPPPSKFRSGHLSGVIPISRAIAGDIDGCGSGSDDSLTTDSEEEVYVNRHSLDSLPQDDGVSSNLAAKRYYNSVQGQPQYASDSLYSGDVSSSRETIGTGHGNVAERLMRGANRYPVRRNDYTEDDSSGSGESSEFSSEQNGAMTRSSMNESEEYASNVPSRANVERVQEKDSHVQNVRNEKHFDDIPSAPQLLGSAEESKDDNEQLPTPKAQYRADVEDSHDFSAKDGSSTLKSTSPHVKLDDNSIGQKMPDKYVRSATGIESGAPSVPARLPTFHASTQGLWHSVIAYDACVRLCLHAWAKQCMEAPMFLENECALLRNAFGLQQVLLQSEEEIMEKHFPEQGSEGTAMKSKKMVGKIKVQVRKVKMDLDPPTGCTCPSLPTPKIKLESLRNQGFSLKSPFSIGWQALRGICLVPHVRSNRSSSRQSLAYVQARTEYVKQVSGLFKIGVSTLRNSSSSYEVVQETYSCLLRLKSSSEEDAIRMHPGSGETHVFFPDGLGDDLIVEVQDSQGKQYGRVLAQLATIAEDTGDKLRWWSIYREPEHELVGRLQLYINYSTSFDENNHLKGGSIAETVAYDLVLEVAMKLQHFQQRNLFLSGPWKWLLTEFASYYGVSDAYTRLRYLSYVMDVATPTADCLTLVYEQLYPVVMEGHNRSKLSHQENRILGEIEDQINQILALVFENYKSLDELAPSGIMDVFRPATGVIAPVLKPAVKLFTLLHDILSPEARNKLYGYFQAAAKKRSKRHLTETDEFVTSNTEGVLMDATTTATAYQKMKSLCLNIRNEIFTDIEIYNQHILPSFIDLPNLSSAIYSTELCTRLRAFLIACPPTSPSPPVAELVIATADFQRDLASWNINPVKGGVDAKELYHLYIMLWIQDKRLSLLESCKLDKDLIYLQIKWSGVQTQHSTTPFVDEMYDRLKETLNAYEVIICRWPEYILVLEKAIADVEKAILEALDKQYGDVLSPLKENMTPKKFGLKYVQKLAKRSVSPYLVPDELGIHLNSMKRMLDILRPQIQHQLKSWSSCMPSGGNTAPGECLSEVTVVLRTKFRNYLQAVVEKLAENTRLQNATKLKKILQDSKATVAESDIRTRMQPLKEQLISSINHLHTVFEGHVFILMCRGYWDRMGQDVLSFLENRKENRSWYKGSRIAVSVLDDTFASQMQQLLGNALQEKDLQPPKTIMEVRSMLCKDAQNHKGNTYYY from the exons ATGTTAGCCCAAGGACTTGACAGCAACACCCTCCAATGGGTCAAAGAG GGTTCTATTGCTCAGAAGAAGGAAATTCATTATTCTGTCCCGAAGCTAGGACCTCAAGTAGATCGTGTTTCTGGTATCCGAAGTGGAAGGGGTCGAGGTGTTGGGCTGCCTCCACCATCAAAATTCCGAAGCGGGCACTTATCTGGTGTTATTCCTATTTCGAGGGCTATAGCTGGAGATATAGATGGTTGCGGGTCTGGTTCTGATGATAGTCTAACAACAGACTCAGAGGAGGAGGTCTACGTGAATAGACACTCACTTGATTCATTACCACAAGATGACGGAGTTTCTAGTAATCTTGCTGCTAAGAGATACTACAATTCTGTGCAAGGGCAACCCCAATATGCCAGTGATTCACTTTACTCGGGTGATGTTAGCTCGTCGAGGGAAACAATAGGCACAGGGCACGGAAATGTGGCAGAGAGATTGATGAGGGGAGCCAATAGATATCCAGTTAGAAGGAATGATTATACTGAGGATGATTCCTCTGGTTCTGGGGAGAGCTCTGAGTTCTCAAGCGAGCAAAATGGAGCAATGACTCGTAGCTCAATGAATGAGTCAGAAGAGTACGCTTCAAATGTTCCTTCTCGAGCTAATGTGGAGAGGGTTCAAGAAAAG GATTCCCATGTCCAAAACGTGCGCAATGAAAAACATTTTGATGATATTCCCAGTGCGCCCCAACTGTTAGGTTCTGCTGAAGAAAGCAAAGATGACAATGAACAACTTCCAACTCCTAAAGCACAGTACAGAGCTGATGTAGAAGATTCACATGATTTTTCAGCTAAAGATGGCTCTAGTACTTTGAAGAGCACTTCTCCTCATGTTAAATTAGATGATAATAGTATTGGGCAGAAGATGCCGGACAAGTACGTGAG GAGTGCTACTGGTATAGAAAGTGGTGCCCCTTCTGTCCCTGCCCGCCTTCCAACATTTCATGCAAG CACTCAAGGGCTGTGGCATTCTGTGATTGCATATGATGCTTGTGTTCGACTCTGTCTACATGCTTGGGCAAAGCAGTGCATGGAAGCTCCCATGTTTTTGGAAAATGAATGTGCTTTATTGCGGAATGCATTTGg TTTGCAGCAAGTGCTATTACAATCAGAGGAGGAAATAATGGAAAAGCACTTTCCTGAGCAAGGCAGTGAAGGAACTGCCATGAAATCTAAGAAAATGGTTGGAAAAATTAAGGTGCAAG TCCGTAAGGTGAAAATGGATCTGGACCCGCCCACAGGCTGCACGTGTCCATCCCTTCCAACACCAAAGATAAAGCTAGAGTCTCTCCGTAATCAGGGCTTCAGCTTAAAGTCACCATTCTCTATTGGGTGGCAAGCCCTTCGTGGAATTTGTCTTGTTCCTCATGTACGTTCAAATCGTTCTTCTTCACGCCAGAGTTTGGCATATGTGCAAGCCAGAACGGAGTATGTCAAACAGGTGTCAGGACTCTTCAAAATTGGTGTCTCAACTCTACGCAACAGTTCATCTTCTTATGAAGTTGTGCAAG AAACGTACTCTTGTTTGTTACGATTGAAAAGTTCAAGTGAAGAAGATGCTATAAGAATGCACCCGGGATCTGGTGAAACCCATGTATT CTTTCCAGATGGCCTAGGAGATGATCTAATTGTTGAAGTCCAGGATTCTCAAGGAAAACAATATGGCCGTGTCCTTGCTCAGTTGGCTACTATTGCTGAAGATACA GGTGACAAGCTACGGTGGTGGTCTATTTATCGTGAGCCAGAGCATGAGCTTGTTGGCAGACTGCAACTTTACATAAATTACTCAACAAGTTTTGATGAAAATAATCATCTTAAG GGTGGCTCTATTGCAGAAACAGTAGCATATGACCTCGTATTAGAAGTTGCAATGAAACTTCAGCATTTTCAACAGAGAAATTTATTTCTCAGTGGCCCATGGAAATGGTTACTAACTGAATTTGCATCCTATTATGGGGTTTCAGATGCATACACCAGGCTAAG ATACCTCTCTTATGTCATGGATGTGGCTACACCAACTGCAGATTGTCTCACGCTGGTATATGAGCAGTTATATCCAGTAGTAATGGAAGGCCACAATCGAAGCAAATTGAGTCATCAAGAG AACCGAATCTTAGGAGAAATTGAGGATCAAATCAATCAGATTCTTGCTCTGGTTTTTGAAAACTACAAATCTTTGGATGAGTTGGCACCATCTGGAATTATGGACGTTTTTAGACCTGCAACTGGAGTTATAGCACCTGTATTGAAGCCCGCTGTGAAGCTCTTTACCCTTCTGCATGATATTTTGTCTCCTGAGGCACGGAATAAACTGTATGGCTATTTTCAG GCTGCTGCCAAAAAGAGATCAAAAAGGCACTTGACTGAGACAGACGAGTTTGTCACCAGCAATACTGAAGGTGTTTTGATGGACGCTACTACCACTGCCACTGCTTATCAAAAAATGAAATCCCTTTGTTTGAACATCAGAAATGAAATTTTCACTGATATAGAGATCTACAATCAACATATACTTCCTAG TTTCATAGATCTTCCCAATCTTTCCTCTGCCATATACAGCACGGAACTTTGTACTAGGTTGCGTGCCTTTCTCATTGCATGCCCTCCAACAAGCCCTTCACCCCCGGTGGCTGAACTCGTTATTGCAACTGCAGATTTCCAGAGAGATCTTGCGAGCTGGAATATTAA CCCTGTTAAAGGTGGAGTGGATGCAAAAGAATTGTACCATCTGTATATTATGCTCTGGATTCAAGATAAGCGCCTTTCGTTGCTTGAGTCATGCAAATTAGACAAG GATCTCATTTACTTGCAGATTAAATGGTCTGGAGTCCAGACGCAACACTCAACAACGCCTTTTGTCGATGAGATGTATGACCGGCTCAAAGAAACGCTGAATGCCTACGAAGTCATCATCTGCCGGTGGCCagaatacattttggttttggaGAAG GCCATTGCTGACGTAGAAAAGGCTATTCTGGAGGCTTTAGACAAGCAGTATGGAGATGTCTTATCTCCATTAAAGGAAAACATGACGCCCAAAAAATTTGGACTCAAATATGTTCAGAAGCTTGCGAAGCGATCTGTTAGCCCCTACCTAGTCCCTGATGAG CTGGGAATTCATTTGAATTCGATGAAGAGAATGCTCGACATCTTGCGCCCCCAGATACAACATCAGTTGAAGTCATGGAGCTCTTGCATGCCCAGTGGGGGCAACACAGCCCCTGGGGAGTGCCTTAGTGAGGTGACTGTGGTGCTTAGAACAAAGTTCAGAAATTACCTTCAGGCAGTTGTGGAGAAGCTCGCAGAAAAT ACGAGGCTACAGAACGCtacaaaattaaagaagattCTCCAGGATTCCAAAGCAACCGTGGCAGAATCAGATATAAGAACTCGAATGCAACCGCTGAAAGAGCAGCTGATAAGTAGTATAAATCACCTCCATACTGTGTTTGAGGGCCATGTTTTCATCTTAATGTGCCGGGGCTACTGGGACAGGATGGGACAG GATGTTCTGAGCTTCTTGGAGAACAGGAAAGAGAATAGATCATGGTACAAAGGTTCAAGAATTGCTGTTTCT GTTCTAGATGACACTTTTGCATCACAGATGCAACAGCTGCTGGGGAATGCCCTCCAAGAAAAAGACCTGCAGCCCCCCAAAACTATCATGGAAGTCCGGTCTATGCTTTGCAAAGATGCTCAAAATCACAAGGGAAACACATACTACTATTAG